A window of the Vespa velutina chromosome 7, iVesVel2.1, whole genome shotgun sequence genome harbors these coding sequences:
- the LOC124950541 gene encoding small G protein signaling modulator 3 homolog isoform X1, whose protein sequence is MDIAKSFFNVRDHEGYVGKEEHNKKLEINLSEDELEAGDKNSREYLSPVPGGSFSALTSSMWPQDILAKLNQPDDPNSQPEYRFDEFGFRVEEEDGPEQSSRKILGIPFVEDPQHRLQWVALLEFSNNKEDTDFSWQNVNQRLPRTDKLRDMVRRGIPHSLRPQIWMQMSGALQKKHTSEMMYKDIVRASSSDVLMTNKQIEKDLLRIMPANACFSHLHSTGIPRLRRVMRTLAWLYPDIGYCQGTGIIAASLLLLLEEEDAFWMMATIVEDLLPASYYSATLLGIQADQRVLRTLVANYLPDIDHVLEQHDIELSLISLHWFLTLFASVVHMKILLRVWDLFLFDGSIVLFQITLGMLKIKEIDLKQLENSAQIFNALSDIPGDIDDVDQLFRISLEVSGSLTDVLIETHRRRHLAYLMADQGALVGNPDALPNLPKQHLNRRQIKRSKSMLQTFLFGNDNEEDDAKSKNIHQTEILVDLRESVLQVARHFINVDPKLNNVILIADYSMESHAKDHDSYINVSRNRKRRAKALLDFERHDDDELGFRKNDIITIISQKDEHCWVGELNGLRGWFPAKFVELLDERSKQYTCAGDDAVSEAVTDLVRGSLCPAIKAVLEHGMRKPSFLGGPCHPWLFIEEASSREIEKDFNSVYSRLVLCKTYRLDEDGKVLTPEELLYRCVQSVNLSHDNAHAQMDVKLRSLICLGLNEQVLHLWLEVLCSCVEVVQKWYYPWSFINSPGWVQIKCELRILSQFAFNLNPDWELPAKKEQSQPLKDGVRDMLVKHHLFSWDL, encoded by the exons ATGGATATTGCAAAATCCTTTTTCAATGTACGCGATCATGAAGGTTATGTCGGAAAAGAAGaacataat aaaaagtTAGAAATAAACTTGTCAGAAGATGAATTGGAAGCAGGAGATAAAAATTCTAGAGAATATTTATCACCTGTACCTGGTGGATCGTTTTCTGCTTTAACATCGTCCATGTGGCCACAAGATATTTTAGCTAAATTGAATCAACCGGATGATCCTAATTCTCAACCAGAATATAg atTTGATGAATTTGGTTTTcgtgtagaagaagaagacggacCAGAACAGAGTTCAAGAAAAATCCTTGGCATTCCCTTTGTGGAGGATCCCCAACAtag ATTACAATGGGTTGCTCTTTTGGAATTCAGTAACAATAAAGAGGATACAGATTTTTCATGGCAGAATGTAAATCAAAGATTACCTCGTACAGATAAATTACGTGACATGGTTCGCCGTGGTATACCTCATTCTCTTCGACCTCAAATTTGGATGCAAATGTCTG GTGCATTACAAAAAAAGCATACCTCAGAAATGATGTATAAAGATATAGTAAGAGCATCTAGCAGTGATGTACTTATGActaataaacaaatagaaaaagatcttCTTCGTATTATGCCTGCAAATGCATGTTTTAGTCATCTTCATAGTACAGGAATACCACGTTTACGAAGAGTTATGCGTACTCTTGCTTGGTTATATCCTGATATTGG ATATTGTCAAGGTACCGGTATAATAGCTGCCTCACTATTACTCTTgttagaagaagaggatgcaTTTTGGATGATGGCAACTATAGTAGAAGATCTGTTACCAGCTTCATATTATTCAGCAACATTATTag gaaTTCAAGCAGATCAAAGAGTTTTACGCACATTAGTAGCTAATTATTTACCAGATATCGATCATGTATTAGAACAGCATGATATAGAATTAAGTTTAATATCTTTGCACTGGTTTCTCACATTATTTGCATCAGTTGTACATATGAAGATTTTATTGCGAGTGTGggatttattcctttttgatGGTTCTAtagttttatttcaaattactcTTGGAATGTTAAAGATAAaag agatAGATCTGAAGCAGCTTGAAAATTCTGCACAAATATTTAATGCTCTTTCGGATATACCTGGAGATATTGACGATGTAGATCAATTATTTCGc atatcacTAGAAGTAAGTGGATCATTAACTGACGTTTTGATCGAAACTCATAGACGACGTCATTTAGCATATTTAATGGCTGATCAAGGTGCATTAGTTGGTAATCCAGATGCATTGCCAAATTTACCGAAACAACATCTAAATag gcgtcaaataaaaagaagtaaatcAATGCTACAAACATTTTTGTTTggaaatgataatgaagagGATGATGCAAAATCAAAGAATATTCATCAAACTG aaATTTTGGTTGATCTAAGAGAATCTGTGCTACAAGTAGCAAGACACTTTATAAATGTTGATCCAAAATTAAACAATGTTATACTTATAGCAGACTATAGTATGGAAAGTCATGCCAAAGATCACGatagttatataaatgtatcacgcaacagaaaaagaagagctAAAGCATTATTgg ATTTTGAAAGGCATGATGACGATGAACTTGGATttcgtaaaaatgatataattactattattagtcAAAAAGATGAACATTGTTGGGTAGGAGAACTTAATGGACTTAGGG GTTGGTTTCCTGCTAAATTTGTCGAATTATTGGATGAACGAAGCAAACAGTATACATGTGCAGGCGATGATGCGGTCAGCGAAGCTGTTACAGATTTAGTTAGAGGTTCTTTATGTCCTGCTATAAAAGCAGTATTAGAACATGGAATGCGTAAACCATCATTCTTAGGAGGTCCATGTCATCCATGGCTTTTCATTGAAGAAGCTTCAagcagagagatagaaaaggatttCAATTCTGTGTACAGTCGGTTGGTACTTTGTAAAACATATAGGCTGGATGAGGATGGTAAAGTTTTAACTCCTGAAGAA tTGTTATATCGATGTGTACAGTCTGTAAACTTGTCACACGACAATGCTCATGCACAAATGGATGTTAAATTACGTTCATTAATTTGTCTTGGATTGAATGAACAAGTTTTACATCTATGGCTTGAAGTTCTATGTTCTTGCGTAGAAGTAGTACAAAAATG gTATTATCCATGGAGTTTCATAAATAGTCCAGGTTGGGTACAGATAAAATGTGAATTAAGAATACTCAGTCAATTtgcatttaatttaaatcCTGATTGGGAACTACCAGCAAAAAAGGAGCAATCTCAACCTTTGAAAGATGGTGTTCGAGATATGTTAGTAAAACATCATTTATTTAGTTGGGATCTCTAG
- the LOC124950541 gene encoding small G protein signaling modulator 3 homolog isoform X2 yields MILILNQNIEEEDGPEQSSRKILGIPFVEDPQHRLQWVALLEFSNNKEDTDFSWQNVNQRLPRTDKLRDMVRRGIPHSLRPQIWMQMSGALQKKHTSEMMYKDIVRASSSDVLMTNKQIEKDLLRIMPANACFSHLHSTGIPRLRRVMRTLAWLYPDIGYCQGTGIIAASLLLLLEEEDAFWMMATIVEDLLPASYYSATLLGIQADQRVLRTLVANYLPDIDHVLEQHDIELSLISLHWFLTLFASVVHMKILLRVWDLFLFDGSIVLFQITLGMLKIKEIDLKQLENSAQIFNALSDIPGDIDDVDQLFRISLEVSGSLTDVLIETHRRRHLAYLMADQGALVGNPDALPNLPKQHLNRRQIKRSKSMLQTFLFGNDNEEDDAKSKNIHQTEILVDLRESVLQVARHFINVDPKLNNVILIADYSMESHAKDHDSYINVSRNRKRRAKALLDFERHDDDELGFRKNDIITIISQKDEHCWVGELNGLRGWFPAKFVELLDERSKQYTCAGDDAVSEAVTDLVRGSLCPAIKAVLEHGMRKPSFLGGPCHPWLFIEEASSREIEKDFNSVYSRLVLCKTYRLDEDGKVLTPEELLYRCVQSVNLSHDNAHAQMDVKLRSLICLGLNEQVLHLWLEVLCSCVEVVQKWYYPWSFINSPGWVQIKCELRILSQFAFNLNPDWELPAKKEQSQPLKDGVRDMLVKHHLFSWDL; encoded by the exons ATGATCCTAATTCTCAACCAGAATATAg aagaagaagacggacCAGAACAGAGTTCAAGAAAAATCCTTGGCATTCCCTTTGTGGAGGATCCCCAACAtag ATTACAATGGGTTGCTCTTTTGGAATTCAGTAACAATAAAGAGGATACAGATTTTTCATGGCAGAATGTAAATCAAAGATTACCTCGTACAGATAAATTACGTGACATGGTTCGCCGTGGTATACCTCATTCTCTTCGACCTCAAATTTGGATGCAAATGTCTG GTGCATTACAAAAAAAGCATACCTCAGAAATGATGTATAAAGATATAGTAAGAGCATCTAGCAGTGATGTACTTATGActaataaacaaatagaaaaagatcttCTTCGTATTATGCCTGCAAATGCATGTTTTAGTCATCTTCATAGTACAGGAATACCACGTTTACGAAGAGTTATGCGTACTCTTGCTTGGTTATATCCTGATATTGG ATATTGTCAAGGTACCGGTATAATAGCTGCCTCACTATTACTCTTgttagaagaagaggatgcaTTTTGGATGATGGCAACTATAGTAGAAGATCTGTTACCAGCTTCATATTATTCAGCAACATTATTag gaaTTCAAGCAGATCAAAGAGTTTTACGCACATTAGTAGCTAATTATTTACCAGATATCGATCATGTATTAGAACAGCATGATATAGAATTAAGTTTAATATCTTTGCACTGGTTTCTCACATTATTTGCATCAGTTGTACATATGAAGATTTTATTGCGAGTGTGggatttattcctttttgatGGTTCTAtagttttatttcaaattactcTTGGAATGTTAAAGATAAaag agatAGATCTGAAGCAGCTTGAAAATTCTGCACAAATATTTAATGCTCTTTCGGATATACCTGGAGATATTGACGATGTAGATCAATTATTTCGc atatcacTAGAAGTAAGTGGATCATTAACTGACGTTTTGATCGAAACTCATAGACGACGTCATTTAGCATATTTAATGGCTGATCAAGGTGCATTAGTTGGTAATCCAGATGCATTGCCAAATTTACCGAAACAACATCTAAATag gcgtcaaataaaaagaagtaaatcAATGCTACAAACATTTTTGTTTggaaatgataatgaagagGATGATGCAAAATCAAAGAATATTCATCAAACTG aaATTTTGGTTGATCTAAGAGAATCTGTGCTACAAGTAGCAAGACACTTTATAAATGTTGATCCAAAATTAAACAATGTTATACTTATAGCAGACTATAGTATGGAAAGTCATGCCAAAGATCACGatagttatataaatgtatcacgcaacagaaaaagaagagctAAAGCATTATTgg ATTTTGAAAGGCATGATGACGATGAACTTGGATttcgtaaaaatgatataattactattattagtcAAAAAGATGAACATTGTTGGGTAGGAGAACTTAATGGACTTAGGG GTTGGTTTCCTGCTAAATTTGTCGAATTATTGGATGAACGAAGCAAACAGTATACATGTGCAGGCGATGATGCGGTCAGCGAAGCTGTTACAGATTTAGTTAGAGGTTCTTTATGTCCTGCTATAAAAGCAGTATTAGAACATGGAATGCGTAAACCATCATTCTTAGGAGGTCCATGTCATCCATGGCTTTTCATTGAAGAAGCTTCAagcagagagatagaaaaggatttCAATTCTGTGTACAGTCGGTTGGTACTTTGTAAAACATATAGGCTGGATGAGGATGGTAAAGTTTTAACTCCTGAAGAA tTGTTATATCGATGTGTACAGTCTGTAAACTTGTCACACGACAATGCTCATGCACAAATGGATGTTAAATTACGTTCATTAATTTGTCTTGGATTGAATGAACAAGTTTTACATCTATGGCTTGAAGTTCTATGTTCTTGCGTAGAAGTAGTACAAAAATG gTATTATCCATGGAGTTTCATAAATAGTCCAGGTTGGGTACAGATAAAATGTGAATTAAGAATACTCAGTCAATTtgcatttaatttaaatcCTGATTGGGAACTACCAGCAAAAAAGGAGCAATCTCAACCTTTGAAAGATGGTGTTCGAGATATGTTAGTAAAACATCATTTATTTAGTTGGGATCTCTAG
- the LOC124950428 gene encoding eukaryotic translation initiation factor 2-alpha kinase translates to MMSCIVNIFFCKRKMPKIFFWKQIYFYAVIIILYSLTFVNGAKINQFKVCGPSSKNPQSLIFVSTLDGKVSALDAANNGKKLWALDFGKSPMLSSNIHRRELNNNGQWVRLIPSLGGGLYKFDGENLEKLPVTTEQLLSLSFRYSDDLVFSGGKETRSYGVLSTTGKILYECKIDGCRNYTTTDTHIDKEILVIQHFQQTVRAVEPHSGAEKWNFSVGQHELLLTSNQDMCHDGTIPEFELKVIVPEGLIWAVKKNAPSVKLWQYKFDSPIVTIWQKENTKSINNNKGLKEVNLFDNSQWTWGSEFAIGPSIYIGMHDRQLYVQENAQVYKSLGSSSTKFTLHSQIPWQPYPAIGTALITNPLSIKESDKNNSFEITDVQSTTALSVMYNSEYINGNGFYLYLKEHLQSNRNNQSCNDSNILITNSEDNRNFYEEIDDEYDNDETPVQVIIVSLWYWWKEVLVISITTALLLNFIWTQHLLNRTAITKDAIPPPLIIERHIECKNVNKITDQGQNVNFKSRYLTDFEPIDCLGKGGYGVVFEAKNKIDECNYAIKRIALPNSQDSRERVMREVKALAKLDHCNIVRYFNAWLECPPIEWLEEHDREWIRKENFLSSEVLLNTNKNEKKCDSSTCINVSISEQSSIDSACEAYVLNHESDDSFVVFEHSENLKNEENVIDIGSSNTENSDSQCSKKDNNLKDDDDSFLSQNVPSFGNNNKLSRMEEYKKRKKSSLSINLKEKSNNRKSTKMFLYIQMQLCQRLSLREWLKKEMNPRDSSMILNIFHQIVDAVEYVHLQGLIHRDLKPSNIFFAYDDKIKIGDFGLVTAMTEGYKETYFPSDQSGNNKINHNLHTSCVGTQLYMSPEQMNGQIYDYKVDIYSLGIIFFELLMSFDTEMERIINLTNLRRLSFPKNFEIYFPAEYTLLKIMLDERPEKRPTTLGIKARPPLSHYGKKNGFRINESSEWHFELPQLAIYSSVTNGSSNNESQVNTST, encoded by the exons ATGATGTCATGtatagttaatatatttttttgtaaaagaaagatgccaaaaatatttttttggaaacaaatatatttttatgcgGTAATTATAATCTTATACAGTTTAACATTCGTTAACGGTgctaaaataaatcaattcaaaGTCTGTGGACCGTCTTCCAAAAATCCTCAaag TTTGATATTTGTAAGTACATTGGATGGTAAAGTATCAGCATTGGATGCTGCCAATAATGGAAAGAAACTATGGGCTTTGGATTTTGGCAAGAGTCCCATGTTATCGTCTAACATTCATCGGAGAGAA CTTAATAATAATGGACAATGGGTTAGATTAATTCCATCCTTAGGAGGtggattatataaatttgatggtgaaaatttagaaaaattaccAGTAACAACCgaacaattattatctttatcattccGTTATTCTGATGATTTAGTATTTTCTGGAGGCAAAGAAACACGATCATATG gaGTATTGAGTACAactggaaaaatattatatgaatgtaAAATCGATGGTTGTCGTAACTATACTACTACAGACACTCatattgataaagaaatactTGTCATTCAACATTTTCAACAAACTGTCAGAGCAGTTGAACCACATAGTGGTGCAGAAAA atggAACTTCAGTGTAGGACAGCACGAGTTACTTTTAACTTCCAATCAAGATATGTGCCATGATGGTACTATTCCTGAATTTGAGCTTAAAGTTATTGTCCCTGAAGGACTGATTTGGGCAGTTAAAAAAAATGCTCCTAGCGTAAAATTATGGCAATATAAG TTTGATTCTCCAATTGTTACAATatggcaaaaagaaaatacaaaaagtattaacaataacaaaggATTAAAGGaagttaatttatttgataactCTCAATGGACTTGGGGTTCCGAATTTGCAATAGGACCTAGTATTTATATAGGAATGCATGACAGACAATTATATGTACAAGAAAATGCACAGGTTTATAAATCTTTGGGATCGTCTTCAACTAAATTTACATTACATTCACAAATTCCTTGGCAACCGTATCCTGCTATTG GTACAGCACTGATAACTAATCCATtaagtataaaagaaagtgATAAGAATAACTCTTTTGAAATAACTGATGTACAAAGTACAACTGCTTTATCTGTAATGTATAATTCAGAATATATTAATG gaaatggtttctatttatatttaaaggaACATTTACAATCAAATAGGAATAATCAATCTTGCAATGATTCCAATATCCTTATTACTAACAGTGAAGATAACagaaatttttatgaagagatcgatgatgaatatgataatgatgaaacTCCAGTACAAGTTATTATTGTCTCCCTATGGTATTGGTG GAAAGAAGTTTTAGTAATATCAATTACTACCGCACTTTTACTAAATTTTATATGGACTCAACATCTATTAAATAGAACAGCAATAACTAAAGATGCTATACCTCCA CCCTTGATAATTGAACGTCACATTGAATGCAAGAATGTCAACAAAATTACAGATCAAGGACAAAATGTAAATTTCAAATCTCGTTATTTAACAGATTTTGAACCAATTGATTGTTTAGGCAAAGGTGGTTATGGAGTTGTATTTGAAGCTAAAAATAAGATAGACGAATGTAATTATGCTATCAAACGAATTGCATTACCTAATAG TCAAGATTCTAGAGAACGTGTTATGCGTGAAGTAAAAGCATTAGCAAAACTGGATCATTGCAATATTGTCAGATATTTTAATGCATGGCTTGAATGTCCTCCTATTGAATGGTTAGAAGAACACGATCGAGAATGGATTCGCaaggaaaattttctatcatcagaagttttattaaatactaataaaaatgagaaaaaatgtgATAGTTCCACTTGCATTAATGTTTCTATATCTGAACAGTCTTCTATAGATAGTGCTTGTGAAGCTTATGTTTTAAATCATGAAAGTGATGATTCTTTTGTCGTATTTGAACATTCTGAAAActtgaaaaatgaagaaaatgttaTAGATATTGGTAGTTCTAATACAGAAAATTCTGACTCACAATGTTCTAAGAAGGACAATAATTTGAAGGACGACgatgattcttttctttcccaaaACGTTCCATCttttggaaataataataaactgtCCAGAatggaagaatataaaaaacgtaaaaaatctTCGCTTTccataaatttaaaagaaaaatctaataatcgtaaatcaacaaaaatgtttttgtatatacaaatgCAATTATGTCAAAGGCTTAGCCTCAGAGAATGgctgaaaaaggaaatgaatcCAAGGGATAGTAGTatgatattgaatatatttcatcaaATTGTTGATGCCGTAGAATATGTTCATTTGCAAGGTCTTATTCATCGTGATTTGAAG ccatcgaatatattttttgcttatgacgataaaataaaaattggtgATTTTGGCCTTGTTACTGCTATGACCGAAGGTTACAAAGAAACTTATTTTCCGTCAGATCAAagtggaaataataaaataaaccaTAATTTGCATACGTCCTGCGTTGGTACTCAATTATATATGTCGCCTGAACAAATGAACGGACAAATTTACGATTataaagtagatatatattctttaggaattattttctttgaactgTTAATGTCATTCGATAcagaaatggaaagaataaTCAATCTTACGAATTTACGTAGATTATCATTCCCaaagaattttgaaatatattttccagCTGag TAtacattattgaaaattatgttGGATGAAAGACCTGAAAAGAGGCCTACAACACTGGGAATCAAAGCAAGACCGCCATTGTCacattatggaaaaaaaaatggttttAGGATAAATGAAAGTTCAGAGTGGCATTTTGAATTACCACAACTTGCGATATATTCATCTGTAACAAatggtagtagtaataatgaaTCACAGGTAAACACAAGTACATAA